A genomic stretch from Euwallacea fornicatus isolate EFF26 chromosome 10, ASM4011564v1, whole genome shotgun sequence includes:
- the LOC136341472 gene encoding tachykinin-like peptides receptor 86C isoform X3 translates to MVFRSFSSCFNAICSWPYNTSLQYLEYGTLQDNPVKNETDPDFPRWIQAAWISVFGTMVFVAACGNCIVIWIVTAHRRMRTVTNYFLVNLSVADLLLTLFNCIFNSIYMIQRNWPFGTRYCTISNFIANATVTASVFTLTGISCDRYLAIVRPLHPRMSRRASLIAIFIIWTASMTFASPCLLYSTTITHRYRGSERVGCIMIWPDKQLIGSKYDLGYQMLFLVVAYLVPMTLMSMCYAIMGKVLWGSKSIGELTQRQLDSIQSKRKVVKMFILVVLIFGLCWLPYHSYFIYIYYDPRVIYNRYTQHIYLTFYWLAMSNAMVNPLIYYWMNARFRQYFRKAMCCWRVICSSRAGSKSLPPTARNSINSYTQSAGAAGASMKKHRNQSMRQNGNIHYDLMVPGVIQGKERKLSNRATRTTSLRRDLQKTTYL, encoded by the exons AGTTGGCCGTATAACACAAGTCTACAATACTTGGAGTATGGAACGTTGCAAGACAACCCCGTGAAAAACGAAACAGACCCGGATTTTCCAAGGTGGATTCAAGCAGCATGGATTAGTGTATTTGGAACCATGGTTTTCGTTGCAGCTTGTGGAAATTGCATAGTAATATGGATCGTTACAG CTCATCGTAGAATGCGAACAGTTACCAATTACTTCTTGGTCAATTTAAGTGTGGCCGATCTCCTGTTAACCTTATTTAACTGCATATTCAATTCAATCTACATGATCCAAAG aaattggCCCTTTGGAACGAGGTACTGCACGATTAGCAATTTTATAGCCAACGCAACAGTAACTGCCAGCGTATTTACTCTCACAGGAATATCCTGTGATAG atATTTAGCAATTGTGCGTCCTTTACATCCGAGAATGTCAAGAAGGGCATCTTTGATAGCTATTTTCATCATTTGGACTGCAAGCATGACTTTCGCGTCGCCATGCTTGCTATACTCAACAACAATTACCCACAG ATATCGAGGATCAGAAAGAGTGGGGTGCATAATGATTTGGCCCGATAAGCAGCTTATCGGATCCAAATACGACTTGGG gTATCAGATGCTCTTTCTCGTGGTGGCTTACCTAGTTCCCATGACCCTCATGTCGATGTGCTATGCAATAATGGGCAAAGTCCTATGGGGTTCCAAGTCCATCGGGGAATTAACTCAGCGCCAACTGGATTCAATTCAATCTAAAAGAAAG GTcgtgaaaatgtttattctgGTTGTATTGATCTTTGGACTTTGTTGGCTGCCATACCACAGTTACTTCATTTACATCTACTACGACCCCAGAGTTATTTACAATAGATATACACAACATATCTATTTGACCTTCTATTGGTTGGCAATGTCGAATGCCATGGTGAATCCACTCATATACTATTGGATGAATGCCAG ATTTCGTCAGTATTTTCGAAAAGCAATGTGTTGTTGGCGAGTGATCTGCAGTTCTCGAGCTGGCAGCAAAAGTCTACCGCCAACAGCGAGGAATTCGATAAATTCGTATACTCAATCAG CAGGTGCAGCAGGTGCATCCATGAAGAAACATAGGAACCAAAGCATGCGTCAGAATGGCAACATTCATTATGATTTAATGGTACCGGGCGTGATTCAAGGGAAAGAAAGGAAGCTAAGCAACCGAGCTACAAGAACGACATCACTCagacgagatcttcaaaaaaCTACATATTTATAG
- the LOC136341472 gene encoding tachykinin-like peptides receptor 86C isoform X5, with the protein MNYSSSRVMNQRMEMEYIAEIAFLNSSVLSWPYNTSLQYLEYGTLQDNPVKNETDPDFPRWIQAAWISVFGTMVFVAACGNCIVIWIVTAHRRMRTVTNYFLVNLSVADLLLTLFNCIFNSIYMIQRYRGSERVGCIMIWPDKQLIGSKYDLGYQMLFLVVAYLVPMTLMSMCYAIMGKVLWGSKSIGELTQRQLDSIQSKRKVVKMFILVVLIFGLCWLPYHSYFIYIYYDPRVIYNRYTQHIYLTFYWLAMSNAMVNPLIYYWMNARFRQYFRKAMCCWRVICSSRAGSKSLPPTARNSINSYTQSAGAAGASMKKHRNQSMRQNGNIHYDLMVPGVIQGKERKLSNRATRTTSLRRDLQKTTYL; encoded by the exons AGTTGGCCGTATAACACAAGTCTACAATACTTGGAGTATGGAACGTTGCAAGACAACCCCGTGAAAAACGAAACAGACCCGGATTTTCCAAGGTGGATTCAAGCAGCATGGATTAGTGTATTTGGAACCATGGTTTTCGTTGCAGCTTGTGGAAATTGCATAGTAATATGGATCGTTACAG CTCATCGTAGAATGCGAACAGTTACCAATTACTTCTTGGTCAATTTAAGTGTGGCCGATCTCCTGTTAACCTTATTTAACTGCATATTCAATTCAATCTACATGATCCAAAG ATATCGAGGATCAGAAAGAGTGGGGTGCATAATGATTTGGCCCGATAAGCAGCTTATCGGATCCAAATACGACTTGGG gTATCAGATGCTCTTTCTCGTGGTGGCTTACCTAGTTCCCATGACCCTCATGTCGATGTGCTATGCAATAATGGGCAAAGTCCTATGGGGTTCCAAGTCCATCGGGGAATTAACTCAGCGCCAACTGGATTCAATTCAATCTAAAAGAAAG GTcgtgaaaatgtttattctgGTTGTATTGATCTTTGGACTTTGTTGGCTGCCATACCACAGTTACTTCATTTACATCTACTACGACCCCAGAGTTATTTACAATAGATATACACAACATATCTATTTGACCTTCTATTGGTTGGCAATGTCGAATGCCATGGTGAATCCACTCATATACTATTGGATGAATGCCAG ATTTCGTCAGTATTTTCGAAAAGCAATGTGTTGTTGGCGAGTGATCTGCAGTTCTCGAGCTGGCAGCAAAAGTCTACCGCCAACAGCGAGGAATTCGATAAATTCGTATACTCAATCAG CAGGTGCAGCAGGTGCATCCATGAAGAAACATAGGAACCAAAGCATGCGTCAGAATGGCAACATTCATTATGATTTAATGGTACCGGGCGTGATTCAAGGGAAAGAAAGGAAGCTAAGCAACCGAGCTACAAGAACGACATCACTCagacgagatcttcaaaaaaCTACATATTTATAG
- the LOC136341472 gene encoding tachykinin-like peptides receptor 86C isoform X2 codes for MNYSSSRVMNQRMEMEYIAEIAFLNSSVLSWPYNTSLQYLEYGTLQDNPVKNETDPDFPRWIQAAWISVFGTMVFVAACGNCIVIWIVTAHRRMRTVTNYFLVNLSVADLLLTLFNCIFNSIYMIQRNWPFGTRYCTISNFIANATVTASVFTLTGISCDRYLAIVRPLHPRMSRRASLIAIFIIWTASMTFASPCLLYSTTITHRYRGSERVGCIMIWPDKQLIGSKYDLGYQMLFLVVAYLVPMTLMSMCYAIMGKVLWGSKSIGELTQRQLDSIQSKRKVVKMFILVVLIFGLCWLPYHSYFIYIYYDPRVIYNRYTQHIYLTFYWLAMSNAMVNPLIYYWMNARFRQYFRKAMCCWRVICSSRAGSKSLPPTARNSINSYTQSGAAGASMKKHRNQSMRQNGNIHYDLMVPGVIQGKERKLSNRATRTTSLRRDLQKTTYL; via the exons AGTTGGCCGTATAACACAAGTCTACAATACTTGGAGTATGGAACGTTGCAAGACAACCCCGTGAAAAACGAAACAGACCCGGATTTTCCAAGGTGGATTCAAGCAGCATGGATTAGTGTATTTGGAACCATGGTTTTCGTTGCAGCTTGTGGAAATTGCATAGTAATATGGATCGTTACAG CTCATCGTAGAATGCGAACAGTTACCAATTACTTCTTGGTCAATTTAAGTGTGGCCGATCTCCTGTTAACCTTATTTAACTGCATATTCAATTCAATCTACATGATCCAAAG aaattggCCCTTTGGAACGAGGTACTGCACGATTAGCAATTTTATAGCCAACGCAACAGTAACTGCCAGCGTATTTACTCTCACAGGAATATCCTGTGATAG atATTTAGCAATTGTGCGTCCTTTACATCCGAGAATGTCAAGAAGGGCATCTTTGATAGCTATTTTCATCATTTGGACTGCAAGCATGACTTTCGCGTCGCCATGCTTGCTATACTCAACAACAATTACCCACAG ATATCGAGGATCAGAAAGAGTGGGGTGCATAATGATTTGGCCCGATAAGCAGCTTATCGGATCCAAATACGACTTGGG gTATCAGATGCTCTTTCTCGTGGTGGCTTACCTAGTTCCCATGACCCTCATGTCGATGTGCTATGCAATAATGGGCAAAGTCCTATGGGGTTCCAAGTCCATCGGGGAATTAACTCAGCGCCAACTGGATTCAATTCAATCTAAAAGAAAG GTcgtgaaaatgtttattctgGTTGTATTGATCTTTGGACTTTGTTGGCTGCCATACCACAGTTACTTCATTTACATCTACTACGACCCCAGAGTTATTTACAATAGATATACACAACATATCTATTTGACCTTCTATTGGTTGGCAATGTCGAATGCCATGGTGAATCCACTCATATACTATTGGATGAATGCCAG ATTTCGTCAGTATTTTCGAAAAGCAATGTGTTGTTGGCGAGTGATCTGCAGTTCTCGAGCTGGCAGCAAAAGTCTACCGCCAACAGCGAGGAATTCGATAAATTCGTATACTCAATCAG GTGCAGCAGGTGCATCCATGAAGAAACATAGGAACCAAAGCATGCGTCAGAATGGCAACATTCATTATGATTTAATGGTACCGGGCGTGATTCAAGGGAAAGAAAGGAAGCTAAGCAACCGAGCTACAAGAACGACATCACTCagacgagatcttcaaaaaaCTACATATTTATAG
- the LOC136341472 gene encoding tachykinin-like peptides receptor 86C isoform X1: MNYSSSRVMNQRMEMEYIAEIAFLNSSVLSWPYNTSLQYLEYGTLQDNPVKNETDPDFPRWIQAAWISVFGTMVFVAACGNCIVIWIVTAHRRMRTVTNYFLVNLSVADLLLTLFNCIFNSIYMIQRNWPFGTRYCTISNFIANATVTASVFTLTGISCDRYLAIVRPLHPRMSRRASLIAIFIIWTASMTFASPCLLYSTTITHRYRGSERVGCIMIWPDKQLIGSKYDLGYQMLFLVVAYLVPMTLMSMCYAIMGKVLWGSKSIGELTQRQLDSIQSKRKVVKMFILVVLIFGLCWLPYHSYFIYIYYDPRVIYNRYTQHIYLTFYWLAMSNAMVNPLIYYWMNARFRQYFRKAMCCWRVICSSRAGSKSLPPTARNSINSYTQSAGAAGASMKKHRNQSMRQNGNIHYDLMVPGVIQGKERKLSNRATRTTSLRRDLQKTTYL, from the exons AGTTGGCCGTATAACACAAGTCTACAATACTTGGAGTATGGAACGTTGCAAGACAACCCCGTGAAAAACGAAACAGACCCGGATTTTCCAAGGTGGATTCAAGCAGCATGGATTAGTGTATTTGGAACCATGGTTTTCGTTGCAGCTTGTGGAAATTGCATAGTAATATGGATCGTTACAG CTCATCGTAGAATGCGAACAGTTACCAATTACTTCTTGGTCAATTTAAGTGTGGCCGATCTCCTGTTAACCTTATTTAACTGCATATTCAATTCAATCTACATGATCCAAAG aaattggCCCTTTGGAACGAGGTACTGCACGATTAGCAATTTTATAGCCAACGCAACAGTAACTGCCAGCGTATTTACTCTCACAGGAATATCCTGTGATAG atATTTAGCAATTGTGCGTCCTTTACATCCGAGAATGTCAAGAAGGGCATCTTTGATAGCTATTTTCATCATTTGGACTGCAAGCATGACTTTCGCGTCGCCATGCTTGCTATACTCAACAACAATTACCCACAG ATATCGAGGATCAGAAAGAGTGGGGTGCATAATGATTTGGCCCGATAAGCAGCTTATCGGATCCAAATACGACTTGGG gTATCAGATGCTCTTTCTCGTGGTGGCTTACCTAGTTCCCATGACCCTCATGTCGATGTGCTATGCAATAATGGGCAAAGTCCTATGGGGTTCCAAGTCCATCGGGGAATTAACTCAGCGCCAACTGGATTCAATTCAATCTAAAAGAAAG GTcgtgaaaatgtttattctgGTTGTATTGATCTTTGGACTTTGTTGGCTGCCATACCACAGTTACTTCATTTACATCTACTACGACCCCAGAGTTATTTACAATAGATATACACAACATATCTATTTGACCTTCTATTGGTTGGCAATGTCGAATGCCATGGTGAATCCACTCATATACTATTGGATGAATGCCAG ATTTCGTCAGTATTTTCGAAAAGCAATGTGTTGTTGGCGAGTGATCTGCAGTTCTCGAGCTGGCAGCAAAAGTCTACCGCCAACAGCGAGGAATTCGATAAATTCGTATACTCAATCAG CAGGTGCAGCAGGTGCATCCATGAAGAAACATAGGAACCAAAGCATGCGTCAGAATGGCAACATTCATTATGATTTAATGGTACCGGGCGTGATTCAAGGGAAAGAAAGGAAGCTAAGCAACCGAGCTACAAGAACGACATCACTCagacgagatcttcaaaaaaCTACATATTTATAG
- the LOC136341472 gene encoding tachykinin-like peptides receptor 86C isoform X4 has translation MNYSSSRVMNQRMEMEYIAEIAFLNSSVLSWPYNTSLQYLEYGTLQDNPVKNETDPDFPRWIQAAWISVFGTMVFVAACGNCIVIWIVTAHRRMRTVTNYFLVNLSVADLLLTLFNCIFNSIYMIQRNWPFGTRYCTISNFIANATVTASVFTLTGISCDRYRGSERVGCIMIWPDKQLIGSKYDLGYQMLFLVVAYLVPMTLMSMCYAIMGKVLWGSKSIGELTQRQLDSIQSKRKVVKMFILVVLIFGLCWLPYHSYFIYIYYDPRVIYNRYTQHIYLTFYWLAMSNAMVNPLIYYWMNARFRQYFRKAMCCWRVICSSRAGSKSLPPTARNSINSYTQSAGAAGASMKKHRNQSMRQNGNIHYDLMVPGVIQGKERKLSNRATRTTSLRRDLQKTTYL, from the exons AGTTGGCCGTATAACACAAGTCTACAATACTTGGAGTATGGAACGTTGCAAGACAACCCCGTGAAAAACGAAACAGACCCGGATTTTCCAAGGTGGATTCAAGCAGCATGGATTAGTGTATTTGGAACCATGGTTTTCGTTGCAGCTTGTGGAAATTGCATAGTAATATGGATCGTTACAG CTCATCGTAGAATGCGAACAGTTACCAATTACTTCTTGGTCAATTTAAGTGTGGCCGATCTCCTGTTAACCTTATTTAACTGCATATTCAATTCAATCTACATGATCCAAAG aaattggCCCTTTGGAACGAGGTACTGCACGATTAGCAATTTTATAGCCAACGCAACAGTAACTGCCAGCGTATTTACTCTCACAGGAATATCCTGTGATAG ATATCGAGGATCAGAAAGAGTGGGGTGCATAATGATTTGGCCCGATAAGCAGCTTATCGGATCCAAATACGACTTGGG gTATCAGATGCTCTTTCTCGTGGTGGCTTACCTAGTTCCCATGACCCTCATGTCGATGTGCTATGCAATAATGGGCAAAGTCCTATGGGGTTCCAAGTCCATCGGGGAATTAACTCAGCGCCAACTGGATTCAATTCAATCTAAAAGAAAG GTcgtgaaaatgtttattctgGTTGTATTGATCTTTGGACTTTGTTGGCTGCCATACCACAGTTACTTCATTTACATCTACTACGACCCCAGAGTTATTTACAATAGATATACACAACATATCTATTTGACCTTCTATTGGTTGGCAATGTCGAATGCCATGGTGAATCCACTCATATACTATTGGATGAATGCCAG ATTTCGTCAGTATTTTCGAAAAGCAATGTGTTGTTGGCGAGTGATCTGCAGTTCTCGAGCTGGCAGCAAAAGTCTACCGCCAACAGCGAGGAATTCGATAAATTCGTATACTCAATCAG CAGGTGCAGCAGGTGCATCCATGAAGAAACATAGGAACCAAAGCATGCGTCAGAATGGCAACATTCATTATGATTTAATGGTACCGGGCGTGATTCAAGGGAAAGAAAGGAAGCTAAGCAACCGAGCTACAAGAACGACATCACTCagacgagatcttcaaaaaaCTACATATTTATAG